The Mucilaginibacter terrae region GGTTACAAAGGCTTCGATCCAGAGTCACAATCGGTAGCAACTCCTCCGCTCAGAACCATAGTTGCAGGCCTTCAGTGTTCATTTTAATTATTAAAGATCATGATCAGGAAAATAAAACATTTAACAGTTGTATGCCTTGGTGCTGCCATTTTGGGCAATACGGGCTGCTCCAAACTTATAGAGATAAAGCCACCGTTGAACGAAACCTCAGCCGCATTGGTCTTCCAGTCTGATGCAACAGCAAGAGCAGCGTTATCGGGCATGTACAATACGTTCTCGCAAAGTGCAACTCAAAACACTTCGCTTACCGTTAACAACACTCTTTTGGCCGATGATGTTGTATATTTAGGGGCAAATACATCGGCACGGGAATTAGCAGCTAACAGCTACACCGTACTGAGCACCATATCAACAGATCCGTTTAATACCTGGTACAATATCATATACCAGGCCAATGCCATAATCATTGGCATGCAAAACAACACGGCTATCTCAGCACAGACTAACAGACAGCTTACGGCCGAAGCAAAACTGATGAGGGCGTACTGTTATTTTTCGCTGGTGAACATCTTTGGTGATATACCGCTTGTATTAACAACAGATGCTACCATTTCCGCTTACCAACCGAAAGAAACAGCAGCCAACGTTTATCAGCAGATCATACGCGACCTTACTGATGCAAAAGCTAACCTGCTTGACAATTACGCTGTTACCGGGCAAGACCGTATAGGAGTCAACAGATTCACTGCCGCCGCATTACTGGCCAGGGTATATCTTTTCACGGGCCGCTATGCCGAAGCTGCATCAAATGCATCTGAGGTTATCGCATCAAATCTCTATAGCCTTACTCCGCAGGCCAATATAGGCACTGCGCTATTTGTAAAAAATAGCGCCGAAAGCATCTGGCAATTACCGCCGCCAATTAACCCTACCTTTCAATATACCAATGAGGCCGGCGCATTCATCCCTACCTCTTACACGCAGGATAATATATTTTACCGTATAAGACCTGAGTTCACCCAATTGTTCGCTTCTACAGATCTACGCCGTACCCGCTGGATGAATGATGCCATTATAAATGGAGCTACGTAT contains the following coding sequences:
- a CDS encoding RagB/SusD family nutrient uptake outer membrane protein, with the translated sequence MIRKIKHLTVVCLGAAILGNTGCSKLIEIKPPLNETSAALVFQSDATARAALSGMYNTFSQSATQNTSLTVNNTLLADDVVYLGANTSARELAANSYTVLSTISTDPFNTWYNIIYQANAIIIGMQNNTAISAQTNRQLTAEAKLMRAYCYFSLVNIFGDIPLVLTTDATISAYQPKETAANVYQQIIRDLTDAKANLLDNYAVTGQDRIGVNRFTAAALLARVYLFTGRYAEAASNASEVIASNLYSLTPQANIGTALFVKNSAESIWQLPPPINPTFQYTNEAGAFIPTSYTQDNIFYRIRPEFTQLFASTDLRRTRWMNDAIINGATYSVPFKYKYRTQALAVAAGVTEYQVILRLAEQYLIRAEARARLGTDLAGALSDLNTIRTRAGAVTTNTSVQAALLDEIALENRKEFFCEQAFRWNNLRRTGQADAVLNALKSTYRPTSKLFPIPQVALDTNPNLTQTPGY